Proteins encoded together in one Planctopirus ephydatiae window:
- a CDS encoding peroxiredoxin, with the protein MTARVGKPAPDFSVQAYDRTKDNTDAQFTKVSLADLRGKWVCLYFYPLDFTFVCPTEIVAFDKAVGDFTDRDCVLLTASTDSVFSHKGWCDSHKDLASLKHLMLADTAHTLSTAYGVLDEEQGIAYRGIFLIDPTGTVRWLAVHDLSVGRSVEEVLRVLDALQTDKLCPCNWKKGESTLN; encoded by the coding sequence ATGACTGCTCGCGTTGGTAAGCCTGCTCCAGACTTCTCGGTTCAAGCCTATGACCGTACCAAAGACAATACCGATGCCCAGTTCACCAAGGTGAGCCTGGCTGATCTTCGCGGGAAATGGGTTTGCCTCTACTTCTATCCACTCGATTTCACATTCGTCTGCCCGACCGAAATTGTCGCTTTCGACAAGGCAGTGGGCGACTTCACTGATCGCGATTGCGTGCTCCTCACAGCCAGCACAGACAGTGTGTTCTCTCACAAAGGCTGGTGCGATAGCCATAAAGACCTGGCGAGCCTTAAGCATCTGATGCTCGCCGATACGGCTCACACTCTTTCAACGGCTTATGGCGTCCTTGACGAAGAGCAGGGCATTGCCTATCGCGGCATTTTCCTGATTGACCCCACCGGTACCGTCCGCTGGCTCGCCGTTCACGATCTCTCTGTGGGCCGCAGTGTGGAAGAAGTTCTGCGAGTCCTCGATGCGCTCCAGACAGACAAGCTCTGCCCCTGCAACTGGAAAAAAGGTGAGTCAACACTCAACTAG
- a CDS encoding carboxymuconolactone decarboxylase family protein, which yields MHPYWPARTPAEIDEKAQQTLSRLAEVFGTDSIPEFFHHMAIVPSFVNDYYMNFKKFCYTQGKLSLKDKALIGLAVSHTAGVKSMTEFFAHRLRNLVEGSESAQSQFVADALAVQATCAMYNVFFKFRDLSGSDLFSGMPVGLRAHTFAGTSLTDTEVELINITVSDVNGCKPCTEGHVAKARQLGLADEAILEAIQCAATVYAGCQFTKAL from the coding sequence ATGCATCCTTACTGGCCTGCGCGGACACCGGCAGAAATTGATGAGAAAGCCCAGCAGACGTTATCCCGTCTGGCCGAAGTTTTCGGGACAGATTCCATCCCGGAGTTCTTTCATCACATGGCCATCGTGCCGTCGTTCGTCAACGACTATTACATGAACTTCAAGAAGTTCTGCTATACCCAGGGCAAACTCAGCCTGAAAGATAAAGCCTTGATTGGACTGGCTGTCAGCCATACAGCCGGCGTGAAGTCCATGACGGAATTCTTTGCTCATCGCCTGCGAAATCTGGTCGAAGGAAGTGAATCGGCCCAATCTCAGTTCGTCGCAGATGCTCTCGCCGTTCAGGCTACCTGTGCGATGTACAACGTCTTCTTCAAATTTCGTGATTTGAGTGGCAGTGATCTTTTCAGTGGCATGCCCGTGGGACTCAGAGCCCATACGTTTGCCGGTACCAGCCTGACAGATACTGAAGTCGAGTTGATCAACATTACCGTCAGTGATGTCAACGGCTGTAAACCTTGCACGGAAGGACATGTGGCCAAAGCCCGTCAACTGGGTCTGGCTGATGAGGCCATTCTCGAAGCGATTCAATGTGCTGCCACCGTTTATGCTGGCTGCCAGTTTACGAAAGCACTTTGA
- a CDS encoding vWA domain-containing protein, producing MVKRLMSSTSFRGMIVSASLHAALLVLLSLIVFQAKELPDHPLLTTSWADQESRQEPLSVVVSVLEEDELDPLTKDQTRMDQGGSAEVLLAEDRLSMVDELFLETNPAMLLELQPAVPGAVAKPARNTKASGKNRTGGSGNGKGVGKGSGRGAAGQGIFTRSTTARKIVYVVDCSLSMNAPHPPTYYRTGVPATRFQRVQLELVQAVETLPEETKFSIVFFSDRAFAMPGEAMVVASQENKVKVLKWVASSMTMSGGTDPREALGVALKMQPEMIYLLSDGSFHPVIQQDLFKLQQDRIQIHTIALGEPAAEAVLKQISDRNRGEFSFVP from the coding sequence ATGGTTAAACGCCTCATGTCGTCCACTTCCTTTCGAGGAATGATCGTTTCGGCGTCTTTGCATGCGGCTCTGCTAGTGCTGCTCAGCCTCATTGTCTTTCAGGCGAAAGAGCTGCCCGATCATCCACTGCTGACCACCTCCTGGGCTGATCAGGAATCACGCCAGGAGCCGCTGTCTGTAGTCGTTTCTGTGCTGGAAGAGGATGAACTTGATCCTCTGACTAAAGACCAGACCCGCATGGATCAGGGAGGATCTGCGGAAGTTCTCTTGGCCGAGGATCGCTTAAGTATGGTCGATGAACTCTTCCTTGAAACCAACCCTGCGATGCTGCTGGAATTGCAACCCGCTGTGCCTGGTGCCGTGGCAAAACCTGCGAGGAATACCAAAGCCAGTGGCAAAAATCGGACAGGGGGAAGTGGAAATGGAAAGGGTGTCGGGAAAGGCTCAGGCCGCGGTGCAGCCGGGCAGGGGATCTTTACCCGGAGCACAACTGCTCGAAAGATCGTTTATGTGGTCGATTGCTCATTGAGCATGAATGCCCCTCACCCGCCAACGTATTATCGCACGGGGGTCCCTGCCACTCGATTTCAGCGTGTGCAGTTGGAACTGGTGCAGGCTGTCGAAACACTGCCTGAAGAGACCAAGTTTTCCATTGTCTTCTTCAGTGATCGAGCCTTTGCCATGCCGGGAGAGGCCATGGTGGTGGCCTCTCAGGAAAACAAAGTGAAAGTGCTGAAGTGGGTCGCGTCATCCATGACGATGTCCGGCGGTACCGATCCACGTGAAGCTCTTGGAGTGGCTTTGAAGATGCAACCCGAAATGATCTATCTGCTCAGTGACGGTTCTTTCCATCCTGTCATTCAACAGGACTTGTTCAAACTGCAGCAGGATCGGATTCAAATCCACACCATTGCTCTCGGCGAACCTGCTGCAGAGGCCGTGTTGAAGCAGATTTCTGACCGCAATCGAGGCGAGTTTTCCTTTGTTCCTTAA
- a CDS encoding aldo/keto reductase, translating into MSDDNRYDGRMPYRKCGKWGLKLPAITLGCWHNFGGSAPTANQRAMIQTAFDAGITHFDLANNYGPPPGSAEENVGQLLRELPRDEIIVSSKAGYLMWPGPYGEYGSRKYLLASLDQSLKRLGMDYVDIFYSHRFDSETPLEETMGALETAVKQGKALYTGISSYTSDQSIAAIQTCAAKGFQPLIIHQPNYSLLNRWIEKRLLNVTGLHGMGVIAFCPLYQGLLTDKYLNGIPAGSRATVTGSLLREGDLRPEVIEVVRKLAELARQRGQTLAQMALSWVLRDSRVTTALIGASSPQQILENVECVKKLSFTREELQQIDAWTSSIELPASPWATE; encoded by the coding sequence ATGTCAGACGATAATCGATATGATGGCCGGATGCCTTATCGCAAATGTGGAAAGTGGGGCCTCAAACTCCCGGCGATTACTCTGGGTTGCTGGCACAACTTTGGCGGGAGTGCGCCCACGGCCAATCAGCGGGCGATGATTCAAACCGCCTTCGATGCGGGGATCACGCACTTCGATCTGGCCAACAATTACGGCCCGCCGCCGGGTTCAGCCGAAGAAAATGTAGGACAGTTACTGCGCGAGCTTCCGCGCGATGAGATCATTGTCTCTTCGAAAGCGGGCTACCTGATGTGGCCTGGGCCCTATGGCGAATATGGTTCCCGCAAATATCTGCTGGCGAGTCTGGATCAATCGTTAAAGCGGCTGGGCATGGATTATGTCGATATCTTCTACAGCCATCGATTTGACAGCGAGACTCCCCTCGAAGAAACGATGGGCGCCCTGGAAACGGCTGTAAAACAAGGGAAAGCTCTTTATACCGGAATCAGCAGTTACACTTCGGATCAGTCGATTGCCGCTATTCAGACATGTGCTGCTAAAGGCTTTCAACCGCTGATCATTCATCAACCCAATTATTCCCTGCTCAACCGCTGGATTGAAAAGCGGTTACTGAATGTCACGGGATTACACGGCATGGGTGTGATTGCCTTTTGCCCGCTTTATCAGGGGTTGCTGACGGATAAATATCTGAATGGCATTCCTGCAGGGTCGCGCGCAACGGTGACGGGTTCCCTCTTGCGTGAAGGAGATCTGCGGCCGGAAGTGATTGAAGTCGTTCGCAAGCTCGCGGAACTGGCGAGGCAACGTGGCCAGACATTGGCACAAATGGCACTGTCGTGGGTCCTGCGTGACTCACGTGTCACGACGGCACTGATTGGCGCCAGCTCGCCACAGCAGATTCTGGAAAATGTCGAGTGTGTAAAAAAACTCAGCTTTACCCGTGAAGAACTTCAGCAGATTGACGCCTGGACCAGCAGTATCGAATTGCCAGCCAGTCCCTGGGCGACTGAGTAA
- a CDS encoding chemotaxis protein CheX — translation MDVRFVNPIIRAATSLFTQMLRSPLDLGKPGLAPRRPYSGVTGVIDIRGGIVGTIALNLSNHLAIAAASTMREEKIREVNTEVIDAIGEMVNIIAGQAKSELAAHQLSLGLPTVLKDRLHIVRFSGTPVVRVPLYSKWGPLTIDFSMIAQPNRGQKVPARMAVPVIR, via the coding sequence GTGGACGTTCGCTTTGTTAATCCCATCATACGCGCTGCCACATCTCTGTTTACTCAGATGCTCAGATCACCTCTGGATCTGGGGAAACCAGGATTGGCTCCTCGCAGACCCTATAGTGGGGTGACCGGTGTCATCGATATTCGCGGCGGTATCGTCGGGACGATCGCTTTGAATCTCAGCAATCACCTTGCGATTGCTGCTGCCAGCACGATGCGCGAAGAAAAAATTCGGGAAGTCAACACAGAGGTGATCGATGCGATCGGCGAAATGGTCAACATTATCGCCGGACAGGCGAAGTCAGAACTGGCCGCTCATCAACTGTCACTGGGGCTGCCGACAGTACTCAAAGATCGACTGCACATAGTGCGATTCAGCGGCACACCCGTTGTACGAGTGCCGCTCTATTCCAAATGGGGACCTTTAACGATCGATTTTTCCATGATTGCGCAGCCCAATCGTGGCCAAAAAGTACCCGCGAGGATGGCTGTGCCTGTCATCCGCTGA
- a CDS encoding dioxygenase family protein: protein MSYLVSRRSFLRAAGFAAAINVSGVFAEELMRTPALTEGPFYPDHLPLDTDNDLLVVNNQITPAVGEITHLSGKLLSSTGEPIRNAFIEIWQVDGNGAYLHTADSRHASFDKNFQGYGRFLTASDGSYYFRTVKPVPYPGRTPHIHFGVSLGGKRVLTTQLLIKGHPQNERDGVFRGVKSEAERNLLLADFQKIPNSPIGELAAKFDMVLGRTPEDDHQVHGIAKSEMASGGGRGPGGPRGGRPPGGAGGPGGRPPRPNVPPSGSTEE, encoded by the coding sequence ATGAGCTATCTTGTGAGTCGTCGGTCGTTCTTAAGGGCCGCTGGCTTTGCTGCGGCAATCAACGTTTCGGGTGTCTTTGCAGAAGAGTTAATGCGAACACCGGCACTAACGGAGGGGCCCTTTTACCCGGATCATTTACCGCTGGATACCGATAACGATCTGCTCGTGGTGAATAACCAGATCACTCCTGCTGTGGGCGAGATTACTCATCTTTCGGGGAAATTGCTGAGTTCTACGGGTGAGCCCATCCGTAATGCGTTCATTGAGATCTGGCAGGTCGATGGGAACGGGGCTTATCTGCATACCGCAGACAGCCGGCATGCCAGTTTCGACAAGAATTTTCAGGGTTATGGTCGCTTTCTGACAGCGAGTGACGGGAGCTATTACTTCCGCACGGTGAAGCCAGTCCCTTACCCGGGGCGAACTCCGCACATTCACTTTGGAGTCAGCCTGGGCGGGAAGAGGGTGCTCACGACTCAACTCCTGATAAAGGGACACCCGCAGAATGAGCGGGATGGTGTCTTTCGTGGGGTGAAGTCTGAAGCGGAGCGAAACCTGTTGCTGGCAGATTTCCAGAAGATCCCCAATTCGCCGATTGGTGAACTCGCTGCGAAATTTGACATGGTTCTGGGCCGGACACCTGAAGACGATCATCAGGTTCATGGGATCGCCAAGTCCGAGATGGCAAGTGGCGGAGGCCGTGGGCCGGGCGGCCCGCGTGGCGGTCGTCCACCCGGTGGTGCCGGTGGGCCAGGTGGAAGGCCACCAAGGCCCAATGTGCCACCTTCGGGTTCCACTGAAGAGTAA
- a CDS encoding cytochrome-c peroxidase has product MQQRSLGVLTLILAYGFSIDGTSTRLAVANNGPWPLPQVTSPADNPSTPEKIELGRQLFFDPRLSKTQEVSCASCHNPEKGYSDGEPNSQGIGGQRGNRNSPSIINSAYHKFQFWDGRSKTLEEQALGPMQNPIEMGMTLEELVKRLNEVPGYRAQFQKVFGSDVTAENMAKAIAAFERTIVSNNSPYDRFVAGETTNWNPTLELGRALFFGKANCSACHSGANLTDNAFHNIGIGSQDAGRAAISKLEADQGAFKTPTVREVARTAPYMHDGSLKTLEEVVEHYNKGGTPNDYLDEEIFPLKLTDAEKAALVIFMREGLSSPDLPIVTKPELPQ; this is encoded by the coding sequence ATGCAGCAGCGTAGTTTAGGGGTTTTGACACTGATTCTGGCCTACGGATTTTCCATCGATGGTACATCTACTCGTCTGGCAGTAGCGAACAATGGCCCCTGGCCACTCCCTCAAGTGACTTCACCAGCTGACAATCCCTCGACGCCAGAAAAAATCGAACTGGGTCGACAACTCTTCTTCGACCCCCGGCTTTCGAAAACTCAGGAAGTCTCTTGCGCCAGTTGCCACAATCCGGAAAAAGGGTACAGCGATGGTGAACCCAATTCTCAAGGGATTGGCGGCCAGCGTGGAAATCGGAATTCCCCTTCAATCATTAACAGCGCGTACCACAAGTTTCAGTTCTGGGATGGACGCTCCAAGACTCTTGAAGAGCAAGCCCTGGGGCCCATGCAGAACCCGATTGAAATGGGGATGACACTCGAAGAACTCGTCAAACGTCTTAATGAAGTGCCAGGGTATCGTGCTCAGTTTCAAAAAGTCTTTGGGAGTGATGTCACTGCGGAAAACATGGCTAAAGCGATTGCCGCTTTTGAAAGAACCATTGTTTCGAACAACTCGCCATATGACCGTTTTGTTGCCGGCGAGACGACAAACTGGAACCCGACGCTCGAATTGGGCCGGGCCCTCTTCTTTGGAAAAGCCAATTGCAGTGCCTGCCACAGCGGAGCCAACCTGACTGATAATGCCTTCCACAATATTGGTATTGGCAGCCAGGATGCTGGTCGTGCTGCGATCTCCAAGCTGGAAGCCGATCAGGGGGCCTTCAAAACTCCGACGGTAAGAGAAGTCGCCCGTACTGCTCCTTACATGCATGATGGCAGTCTCAAGACACTCGAAGAAGTGGTGGAGCATTACAATAAAGGGGGCACTCCAAACGATTACCTCGATGAAGAAATCTTCCCCCTCAAGTTGACGGACGCAGAAAAAGCAGCTCTCGTCATCTTCATGCGAGAAGGATTATCCAGCCCGGATCTTCCCATTGTCACCAAGCCCGAACTCCCCCAATAA
- a CDS encoding DUF6263 family protein, whose amino-acid sequence MGMTSPEFRIFSACLCQNWGWYGCFLTIVIFMAGCDSSASTETSDLELDFGDSSEVAKDMGMSTGSQTSATDLSNGIAQAPAAPALASEKLDLRVKVGDRFPLLKTVDQRVSQGTPSQVVGTSRLELQLVLQVDEIQADRTRFSVQYHRVQFQQNLGGKSISYNSAENAAAIPQEAVAYAGLPGNGFGFWLGPDRRVAEVLGFEEFVQRCVAHVPAERKAHVIGQLAVLPHDEGVANFIDNSIGLLPARGAQEVTVGSTWVLPPKRTDGPIPLTLETRCLVKDLGPREVVIDVVGAYAPSSAQYGPQGIKVSVRGGRQAGDCRVDRATGLPTSSRLTSVLDMLVQTADGREMQQVKETITSIQSFPDQSSLQAQSQLANPMSSSPSLGMNTILQTGHAQPTTSAPTGGANAAQPPVSNSSGWPRDR is encoded by the coding sequence ATGGGAATGACATCTCCTGAATTCCGTATTTTCAGCGCCTGCCTTTGCCAGAATTGGGGTTGGTATGGCTGTTTTCTCACAATCGTCATCTTCATGGCTGGCTGTGACTCTTCAGCAAGCACCGAGACATCCGATCTGGAACTGGATTTTGGTGATTCTTCAGAAGTCGCTAAAGACATGGGAATGTCTACTGGCAGCCAGACGAGTGCTACAGACTTATCGAATGGAATTGCGCAAGCACCCGCAGCACCGGCACTGGCCTCCGAAAAGCTCGACTTACGTGTCAAAGTCGGTGATCGCTTTCCACTGTTAAAAACTGTCGATCAACGCGTTTCACAGGGAACACCTTCGCAGGTGGTGGGGACGAGCCGACTGGAACTTCAACTCGTCCTGCAAGTGGATGAGATTCAGGCTGATCGAACGCGTTTCTCAGTGCAGTATCACCGCGTTCAATTTCAGCAGAATCTCGGTGGCAAGTCGATCAGTTACAACTCCGCTGAGAACGCAGCGGCGATCCCCCAGGAAGCGGTGGCTTATGCCGGTCTCCCTGGCAATGGATTTGGCTTCTGGCTGGGGCCTGACCGCCGGGTAGCGGAAGTTCTGGGCTTCGAAGAATTTGTACAACGCTGTGTGGCACATGTTCCTGCGGAACGCAAGGCGCATGTGATTGGTCAACTGGCGGTGCTGCCTCACGATGAAGGTGTTGCCAACTTTATTGATAACTCAATTGGACTCCTGCCCGCTCGCGGAGCCCAGGAAGTGACTGTCGGTTCCACCTGGGTGTTACCACCCAAACGAACCGACGGCCCGATTCCGCTGACATTGGAAACTCGCTGCCTGGTCAAAGACCTGGGCCCTCGCGAAGTCGTGATCGATGTTGTCGGCGCCTATGCCCCATCATCGGCTCAATATGGCCCTCAAGGGATCAAGGTTTCTGTGCGAGGTGGACGACAGGCGGGCGATTGCCGGGTCGATCGTGCGACGGGCCTGCCCACAAGTTCCCGGCTGACAAGTGTGCTGGATATGCTCGTCCAGACTGCCGATGGCCGGGAAATGCAGCAGGTCAAGGAAACCATCACCAGCATTCAGTCATTCCCGGATCAGTCCTCTCTGCAGGCTCAATCTCAGTTGGCGAATCCAATGTCGAGCAGCCCATCGCTGGGGATGAATACGATCCTGCAGACAGGTCATGCCCAACCGACAACCTCTGCCCCAACCGGGGGTGCCAATGCGGCTCAGCCCCCCGTGTCGAACTCTTCCGGCTGGCCACGCGACCGTTAA